Proteins from a single region of Sinorhizobium alkalisoli:
- a CDS encoding ABC transporter permease subunit, with the protein MTEVTIDTSISTDPSRRARLAEFWFYFSENRGAVIGLVFFLFLVVLALAAPLVAPHDPTIQFRQSVLLPPFWEEGGRLEFLLGTDAVGRDMLSRLIYGTRFSLFVGVIVTTLSLTGGILVGVVAGYFRGWVDTFIMRIMDIILAFPSLLLALVLVAVLGPGLTNAMIAIALVFQPHFVRLTRAAVMAEKTRDYVVAAKVAGAGHLRLMFKTILPNCMAPLIVQATLSFSSAILDAAALGFLGMGAQPPMPEWGTMLAEAREFILRAWWVVTLPGLAILLTVLAINLMGDGLRDALDPKLKRS; encoded by the coding sequence ATGACCGAAGTCACTATCGATACGTCGATATCGACCGATCCCTCCCGCCGGGCGAGGCTCGCCGAGTTCTGGTTCTATTTCTCGGAAAACCGGGGTGCCGTTATCGGATTGGTGTTTTTCCTGTTCCTGGTGGTGCTCGCCCTGGCCGCGCCGCTCGTCGCGCCGCATGACCCGACCATCCAGTTCCGCCAGTCCGTTCTGCTCCCGCCTTTTTGGGAGGAGGGGGGCCGGCTCGAGTTCCTTCTCGGCACCGATGCCGTCGGCCGGGACATGCTCTCGCGCCTCATCTACGGCACCCGCTTCTCGCTGTTCGTCGGCGTCATCGTGACGACCCTCTCCTTGACGGGCGGTATCCTGGTCGGCGTCGTCGCCGGCTATTTCCGCGGCTGGGTCGACACCTTCATCATGCGGATCATGGACATCATCCTGGCCTTCCCGTCGCTGCTGCTCGCGCTCGTTCTCGTGGCGGTACTCGGGCCGGGCCTCACCAATGCCATGATCGCCATCGCCCTCGTCTTCCAGCCGCATTTCGTCCGCCTGACGCGTGCGGCGGTAATGGCTGAGAAAACCCGCGACTATGTCGTCGCGGCAAAGGTCGCCGGCGCAGGGCACCTCAGGCTGATGTTCAAGACGATCCTGCCCAATTGCATGGCGCCGCTGATCGTCCAGGCGACGCTGTCGTTCTCGAGTGCAATCCTCGATGCCGCGGCGCTCGGCTTCCTCGGCATGGGCGCGCAGCCGCCGATGCCGGAATGGGGAACCATGCTCGCGGAGGCGCGCGAATTCATCCTGCGCGCCTGGTGGGTGGTCACGCTTCCCGGTCTCGCGATCCTGTTGACCGTGCTGGCAATCAATCTGATGGGCGACGGCCTGCGTGATGCGCTCGACCCGAAGCTGAAGAGGTCCTGA